Proteins from one bacterium genomic window:
- the plsY gene encoding glycerol-3-phosphate 1-O-acyltransferase PlsY, with translation MNKFYYLVFSYFAGSIPFGYLLCKLFKGIDIRKFGSGNIGATNVYRVCGWKLGIPALILDILKGFIPVYTGKILMFSSPFILASGILSILGHSFSIFLKGKGGKGVSTSFGVVIGLLPLPALISFFVWIIVVLSTKYVSLGSITGALSLTIFTFIFNKNSFLFYVSIFIFIFIVYTHKENIKRLLNKKENRIVFPWERK, from the coding sequence GTGAATAAATTTTATTATTTAGTATTCTCTTATTTTGCAGGAAGTATTCCATTTGGATATCTGTTATGTAAATTATTCAAAGGGATAGATATTCGCAAATTTGGAAGCGGAAATATTGGTGCTACTAATGTTTATAGAGTTTGCGGTTGGAAACTGGGAATTCCTGCCTTAATTCTTGATATTTTAAAAGGATTTATTCCAGTTTATACAGGTAAAATTCTTATGTTTTCAAGTCCTTTTATCCTTGCAAGTGGTATTCTTTCAATATTAGGACATTCTTTTTCTATTTTTTTAAAAGGGAAAGGTGGAAAAGGTGTCTCAACAAGTTTTGGTGTTGTTATAGGACTATTACCTCTTCCTGCTTTAATCTCATTTTTTGTCTGGATAATCGTAGTTCTTTCTACAAAATATGTTTCTCTTGGTTCAATTACAGGAGCACTTTCTTTGACAATTTTTACTTTTATATTTAACAAAAATAGTTTCCTTTTTTATGTGAGTATTTTTATCTTTATCTTTATAGTTTATACACACAAGGAAAATATTAAACGACTTTTAAATAAAAAAGAAAACAGGATTGTTTTTCCATGGGAAAGAAAATAG
- a CDS encoding corrinoid protein, translated as MANDLLNGIKESVIKGDMKKTEELVDKAIKESLPVEKILNEGLIAGMMVVGEKFKNNEYYVPEVLIAARAMNKGMSLLEPLIVQAGIKPIAKLAIGTVKGDLHDIGKNLVVMMWKGAGFEVLDLGIDVPPEKFVEAAKSGVQVIGMSALLTTTMVQMKETIEVLKKEGVRDNVKIIIGGAPVTQEFANEIGADGYAPDAASAVDKVKELINL; from the coding sequence ATGGCAAATGATTTATTAAATGGGATTAAGGAAAGTGTAATTAAAGGTGATATGAAAAAAACAGAAGAATTAGTTGATAAAGCAATTAAGGAAAGTTTGCCTGTTGAAAAAATATTAAATGAGGGTTTGATTGCTGGAATGATGGTGGTTGGAGAAAAGTTTAAAAATAATGAATATTATGTCCCTGAAGTTTTAATAGCAGCAAGAGCAATGAATAAAGGAATGAGTTTACTTGAACCATTAATTGTACAGGCAGGAATAAAACCAATTGCCAAACTTGCAATTGGAACAGTTAAAGGTGATTTACATGATATAGGAAAGAATTTGGTTGTTATGATGTGGAAAGGTGCTGGCTTTGAAGTTCTTGACCTTGGTATAGATGTTCCACCAGAAAAATTTGTTGAAGCAGCAAAAAGCGGAGTACAGGTTATTGGAATGAGTGCACTCTTAACAACAACAATGGTTCAAATGAAGGAAACAATTGAAGTTTTGAAAAAGGAAGGTGTAAGAGATAATGTAAAAATAATTATTGGTGGAGCACCTGTAACTCAGGAATTTGCAAATGAAATTGGTGCTGACGGCTATGCACCTGATGCTGCAAGTGCAGTAGATAAAGTTAAGGAACTTATTAATTTATAA
- the dnaK gene encoding molecular chaperone DnaK, whose translation MAEKIIGIDLGTSNSSAAIMEGDKPVIIPSAEGTTIVGGKAFPSYVAFTKDGQVLVGEPARRQAAVNPEGTVFAAKRKMGTDFKYHIYGKTYTPEQISAFILQKIKKDAENFLGYPIKKAVITVPAYFNDNQRQATKDAGTIAGLEVVRLINEPTAASLAYGLDKLKEELKILVFDFGAGTLDVTIMEMMGGVFKVLSTSGDTQLGGTDMDNALIEYIVEQFKRETGIDLRNDKMAMMRLKEAAEKAKIELSSVVETEINLPFITADQTGPKHLIMKINRAKLEELISPIIDRCKGPVDRAIEDAKLKRSEINKVILVGGPTRMPIVQKFIQDYIGIQPERGVDPMECVSIGAAIQGAILAGEMKDKDILLLDVTPLSLGVETLGGVFTKIIERNTTIPVKRSQIFTTATDNQTSVEVHVLQGERPMAKDNLSLGRFHLDGIPPAPRGIPQIEVTFDIDANGILHVSAKDLGTGKEQSIRITGSKKLSQEEIEKMVKEAERFAEEDKKLREIAELSNQADSLIYTVNKTLKEHGNKLSESERKEIEEKINNLRKIIDSETKTADQIRKGIEELETASHKLAQILYQQAQQSYGSAQSQGPQSGQEGKQENEKVVDAEYKVEDDKNKEQ comes from the coding sequence ATGGCAGAAAAAATTATAGGAATTGACCTTGGAACAAGTAATTCATCTGCAGCAATTATGGAAGGAGATAAACCTGTTATAATCCCAAGTGCAGAGGGTACTACTATTGTTGGTGGTAAGGCATTTCCTTCTTATGTTGCATTTACAAAGGATGGACAGGTTCTTGTTGGTGAACCAGCAAGAAGACAGGCAGCAGTTAATCCTGAAGGAACTGTTTTTGCAGCAAAAAGGAAAATGGGAACAGATTTTAAATATCACATATATGGAAAAACATATACTCCTGAACAGATTTCTGCTTTTATATTACAGAAAATTAAAAAAGATGCTGAGAATTTTCTTGGTTATCCTATTAAAAAAGCAGTGATAACTGTTCCTGCGTATTTTAATGATAACCAGAGACAGGCAACAAAAGACGCAGGAACTATTGCTGGTCTTGAAGTTGTAAGGTTAATTAATGAGCCAACCGCTGCTTCACTAGCATATGGACTTGATAAACTTAAAGAAGAATTGAAGATACTTGTTTTTGACTTTGGTGCAGGAACTCTTGATGTTACTATAATGGAGATGATGGGTGGGGTTTTTAAAGTTCTATCAACAAGTGGAGATACACAACTTGGTGGTACAGATATGGATAATGCATTAATTGAATATATTGTAGAACAGTTTAAAAGAGAAACAGGTATAGATTTGAGGAATGATAAAATGGCTATGATGCGATTAAAGGAAGCAGCAGAAAAAGCAAAAATAGAATTATCTTCGGTTGTTGAAACAGAAATAAATTTACCTTTTATCACAGCTGACCAGACAGGACCAAAACATTTAATAATGAAAATAAATAGAGCAAAACTTGAAGAACTCATTTCTCCAATTATAGATAGATGCAAAGGTCCAGTGGATAGAGCAATTGAAGATGCGAAACTTAAAAGGTCAGAAATAAATAAAGTGATTCTTGTAGGAGGTCCTACAAGAATGCCAATAGTTCAGAAATTTATTCAGGATTATATCGGAATTCAGCCAGAAAGAGGAGTTGACCCTATGGAATGTGTTTCTATTGGAGCAGCAATTCAGGGTGCAATTCTTGCCGGTGAGATGAAAGATAAGGATATTTTACTTCTTGATGTTACACCTCTTTCTCTTGGAGTTGAAACACTTGGTGGTGTCTTTACTAAAATAATTGAAAGAAATACAACTATTCCTGTAAAAAGAAGTCAGATATTTACAACTGCCACTGATAATCAGACATCTGTTGAAGTACATGTTCTTCAAGGTGAAAGACCTATGGCAAAGGATAATCTTTCTCTTGGTAGATTTCATCTTGATGGTATTCCACCTGCTCCGAGAGGTATTCCTCAAATTGAGGTTACTTTTGATATTGATGCTAATGGAATTTTACATGTTTCTGCAAAAGACCTTGGAACTGGAAAAGAACAATCTATAAGAATAACCGGTTCAAAGAAATTATCTCAGGAAGAAATTGAAAAAATGGTTAAAGAAGCAGAAAGATTTGCAGAAGAAGATAAAAAATTAAGAGAAATAGCAGAACTTTCAAATCAGGCAGATTCTTTAATTTATACAGTTAACAAGACATTGAAAGAACATGGAAATAAATTGAGTGAGAGTGAAAGAAAAGAGATAGAGGAAAAAATAAACAATTTAAGAAAAATAATTGATTCAGAAACAAAAACAGCAGACCAGATAAGAAAAGGAATAGAAGAACTTGAGACAGCATCCCATAAACTTGCTCAGATTTTATACCAACAAGCACAGCAATCTTATGGTAGCGCACAGAGTCAGGGTCCTCAGTCAGGTCAGGAAGGAAAACAAGAAAATGAAAAAGTTGTTGATGCAGAATATAAAGTAGAGGACGATAAAAATAAAGAACAATAA